One genomic segment of Desulfovulcanus ferrireducens includes these proteins:
- the proC gene encoding pyrroline-5-carboxylate reductase — protein sequence MIKKIGFIGAGNMGGALIRGLAPREDLEIHAFDLDQEKINNLAQNIEFTSWQSITDLIEHSDYIVLAVKPQVLKDVVREIKDHLNEKKCLISIAAGIKLKNLIKWSNNICPVVRVMPNTPALVGKGVFALCFDHDLTQNIDQNFITSLFATLGEVHILKEEYFDIFTALVGSGPAYVFYLLDSFIDAGLTFGLPRDMARKMVYALFEGSMHMVQNSSDRHLAELKEMVTSPGGTTIAGLNKLDQKAVKAAIIEAVEAACKRSKEIGGLNSLVGACDGLHLG from the coding sequence ATGATAAAAAAAATAGGCTTTATTGGTGCGGGAAATATGGGCGGGGCCCTCATAAGGGGCCTTGCCCCCCGAGAAGACCTGGAAATTCACGCCTTTGATCTAGACCAGGAGAAAATAAACAACCTTGCTCAAAATATTGAGTTCACTTCCTGGCAAAGCATAACCGATTTGATCGAGCATTCCGATTACATCGTTCTGGCAGTAAAACCGCAGGTACTAAAAGATGTTGTTCGGGAGATCAAAGACCATCTAAATGAAAAAAAATGCCTTATCTCTATTGCTGCGGGGATAAAACTAAAAAATCTGATCAAGTGGAGCAATAATATTTGCCCTGTGGTACGGGTGATGCCCAATACTCCAGCCCTTGTGGGCAAGGGAGTTTTTGCCTTGTGTTTTGATCATGACCTGACCCAAAACATCGATCAAAATTTTATCACCTCCTTATTTGCCACTTTAGGAGAGGTACATATCCTTAAAGAGGAATACTTCGATATCTTCACCGCGCTGGTTGGTTCCGGGCCAGCCTATGTTTTTTATCTTTTGGACAGTTTTATAGATGCAGGTCTTACCTTTGGCCTGCCTCGAGACATGGCCAGAAAAATGGTCTATGCACTGTTTGAAGGCTCGATGCACATGGTCCAAAACAGTAGTGACCGGCATTTGGCTGAATTAAAAGAAATGGTTACCTCCCCGGGCGGAACCACTATTGCCGGGTTAAACAAACTGGATCAAAAGGCAGTTAAGGCGGCTATCATCGAAGCTGTAGAGGCAGCCTGTAAGAGAAGCAAGGAAATTGGGGGACTAAATAGTCTGGTGGGAGCATGCGATGGGCTGCACTTGGGTTGA
- a CDS encoding murein hydrolase activator EnvC family protein, translating into MLTTKQFLVKMTTCYKLHTRLSPFIIYFLSLYFLLSPNLGFSLEPGALKLKIQKNKQTLRNEKQIIKKLSKKEKSLYTQLAKIEARVQNITQQLMTQEQELSSIKTKEASILKEYQHLITRQKKTQKRLNQILFTLWPIYLQNLTPNLGQLQNWAEADRYIVWLKNLYTHARSTFAKLKSQSNQISARLAQLQEVKERALVQVKKINHTKDKLLKEKLTYLQRVQEIRARRLAQEERIQEILSTIHSLNYKLKVLTTRDFARLKGYLPWPAKGKIKKRFNLSARPPQRGISLALPPNTTIKSVSWGKVVHNDTLRGFGKVVIIFHGRNYYSLYAFLAKTFVQLGQEVEKGEPIGVCGFYPQLKESGLYFELRFGQKPINPLYWLG; encoded by the coding sequence ATGCTTACCACAAAACAGTTTTTAGTCAAAATGACAACCTGTTATAAACTACACACCAGACTTTCACCCTTCATAATCTATTTTTTATCTCTTTATTTCCTACTTTCACCTAACCTGGGGTTCAGTCTTGAGCCAGGAGCCTTGAAGCTAAAAATCCAAAAAAACAAACAAACCTTACGCAATGAAAAACAAATCATTAAAAAATTATCAAAAAAAGAAAAAAGTTTGTATACACAACTGGCCAAAATCGAGGCTAGAGTACAAAATATTACCCAACAGTTAATGACCCAGGAACAAGAGCTTTCAAGCATAAAAACCAAAGAGGCCTCGATTTTAAAAGAATACCAACATCTAATTACGAGGCAAAAAAAGACCCAAAAAAGACTTAATCAAATTCTGTTTACTTTATGGCCCATTTACCTGCAAAACCTGACCCCAAATCTTGGTCAGCTCCAAAATTGGGCTGAGGCAGACCGGTATATTGTGTGGCTAAAAAATCTCTATACCCATGCTCGGTCCACATTTGCCAAACTCAAATCACAGTCAAATCAAATTTCTGCCAGGTTAGCCCAACTCCAGGAAGTAAAAGAAAGGGCTTTGGTACAGGTAAAAAAAATCAATCACACAAAAGACAAACTGCTAAAAGAAAAATTAACTTATCTGCAAAGAGTTCAGGAAATCAGAGCCCGAAGACTGGCCCAAGAGGAAAGAATCCAGGAAATTCTATCTACAATTCACTCTCTTAATTACAAGTTAAAAGTTCTCACCACCAGAGATTTTGCCCGACTTAAAGGCTATTTGCCTTGGCCGGCCAAAGGCAAAATAAAAAAACGATTCAATCTATCTGCCAGACCACCACAAAGGGGGATCAGCCTGGCCCTGCCCCCCAACACCACCATCAAGTCTGTTTCCTGGGGCAAAGTTGTCCATAACGATACTTTACGCGGATTTGGCAAAGTGGTCATTATTTTTCATGGTCGAAACTATTATAGTTTGTATGCGTTTCTGGCCAAAACGTTTGTCCAGCTCGGCCAAGAGGTAGAAAAAGGGGAGCCTATAGGAGTCTGTGGTTTCTATCCGCAACTCAAAGAGAGCGGACTTTATTTTGAATTGCGTTTTGGCCAAAAACCGATTAACCCTTTGTATTGGCTCGGCTGA
- a CDS encoding glutamine--tRNA ligase/YqeY domain fusion protein has protein sequence MTKNEKPRPSNFIRDIIEEDLKTGKHKTVITRFPPEPNGYLHIGHAKSICLNFGVARDYGGRCHLRFDDTNPKKEDPEYVRSIMEDVRWLGFDWGEHLYFASDYFDKMYAYAVELIKMGKAYVCHLSPEEMRLYRGTLTEPGKESPYRNRSVEENLDLFERMKNGEFAEGECVLRAKIDMASPNINMRDPVIYRIVKASHHRTGDKWCIYPTYDFAHCLSDSIEGITHSLCTLEFEDHRPLYDWFLDELKVECHPQQIEFARLNLNYTVLSKRKLSQLVDEGHVQGWDDPRMPTISGMRRRGYTPESIRDFCDRIGVAKSDNIVDMALLEHCIRDDLNKKAPRFMAVLNPLKVVITNYPEDVVEELTAINNPEDESMGTRKVPFSRVIYIERDDFREDPPRKFFRLAPGREVRLRYAYYITCQEVVKNEQGEIVELRCTYDPATKGGYSPDGRKVKGTIHWVSAEHAVKAEVRLYDRLFIKPNPAEDEKKGISFKEYINPDSLKILKNCLLEPNLAQCKPGDRVQFERLGYFCVDPDSQENHLIFNRTVTLRDSWAKIEKRLAGKR, from the coding sequence ATGACCAAGAATGAGAAACCAAGGCCATCAAATTTTATTCGGGATATAATTGAAGAAGACTTGAAGACCGGAAAGCATAAGACTGTTATTACCCGTTTTCCGCCAGAACCCAACGGCTATCTGCATATTGGCCATGCTAAGTCTATTTGCCTTAATTTTGGCGTGGCCAGGGATTATGGGGGTCGGTGCCATCTGCGTTTTGATGATACCAACCCTAAGAAAGAAGATCCTGAATATGTGCGGTCGATCATGGAGGATGTCCGCTGGTTGGGTTTTGACTGGGGCGAGCATCTCTACTTTGCCTCGGATTATTTTGATAAAATGTATGCGTATGCAGTAGAACTCATTAAAATGGGAAAGGCCTATGTTTGTCACCTGAGTCCGGAAGAGATGCGCCTTTATAGAGGTACTTTAACCGAGCCAGGAAAAGAGAGTCCATATCGAAATCGCAGTGTTGAGGAAAATCTGGACCTTTTTGAGAGGATGAAAAACGGGGAATTTGCTGAAGGCGAATGCGTACTACGTGCCAAGATTGATATGGCCTCGCCAAATATCAATATGCGCGATCCGGTAATCTATCGTATTGTTAAGGCTAGTCATCATCGCACAGGTGATAAATGGTGTATTTATCCTACCTATGACTTTGCCCATTGCCTGTCAGATTCCATAGAGGGTATTACTCATTCCTTGTGTACTCTGGAATTTGAAGATCACCGGCCTCTTTATGATTGGTTTCTAGACGAATTAAAGGTTGAGTGCCATCCCCAGCAGATCGAATTTGCCCGTCTGAATTTAAACTATACGGTTTTGAGCAAGCGTAAGCTCTCTCAACTGGTTGATGAAGGGCATGTTCAGGGCTGGGATGATCCAAGAATGCCCACTATTTCCGGTATGCGCCGCAGAGGCTATACTCCCGAGTCCATCCGGGACTTTTGTGACCGAATTGGTGTGGCCAAAAGTGATAATATCGTGGACATGGCCCTTTTGGAGCATTGTATACGCGATGATTTAAACAAAAAAGCCCCAAGGTTTATGGCCGTGTTAAATCCTCTAAAGGTCGTTATTACCAATTATCCGGAAGATGTTGTGGAAGAACTGACAGCGATCAATAATCCGGAAGATGAATCCATGGGGACCCGCAAGGTACCCTTTTCCAGGGTAATTTATATAGAACGCGATGATTTTCGCGAAGACCCTCCCAGAAAGTTTTTTCGTCTGGCTCCTGGAAGAGAAGTGCGGTTAAGGTATGCTTATTACATTACCTGCCAGGAGGTAGTCAAAAATGAGCAAGGCGAGATTGTTGAGTTAAGATGTACTTATGATCCGGCTACCAAAGGAGGATATTCGCCTGATGGCCGTAAGGTCAAAGGCACCATCCATTGGGTCAGTGCTGAACACGCTGTTAAGGCGGAAGTGCGTCTTTATGATCGCTTGTTTATTAAACCTAACCCTGCTGAAGATGAGAAAAAGGGGATTAGTTTTAAGGAATATATCAATCCTGATTCCTTAAAGATACTTAAAAACTGTTTATTGGAGCCAAATCTTGCCCAGTGTAAACCGGGTGATAGGGTGCAGTTTGAGAGGTTGGGATATTTTTGTGTTGATCCGGACTCGCAAGAGAATCATCTCATATTTAACCGCACCGTGACTTTGCGTGATTCCTGGGCCAAGATTGAGAAAAGGCTAGCAGGGAAACGGTAA
- a CDS encoding divergent polysaccharide deacetylase family protein: MPAKSSKKKSSRKKNKSNKFKNFLLISIVGLTFVALVTVLLLPPKHKTTRHSTQIKKSTKSSSPYKTPKPFSPAKKKPYVYEEKIGQEYDAKVRQADLAILQTIVTWSKQGAKLEHKNIETRYFHGSPFHFQNISVYLPVKSSIFFKRLQKNLNDFVGNTRLISQNRHQWAIVIDGQKTHILNIEIEPFHPSPGEKIGYLAIIIDDLGESVHYAQSLANLDFPITFSVLPYNTRTKEVCSLAKRLQIEVMLHLPMEPNGYPDRANPGPGALFVHLGPVQIKSTFIDDLQQVHGAVGINNHMGSRFTSDKESMGVLFDEIKKKGLFFVDSLTTSKSVAKILAREKNIPYLQRHVFLDNVQEEKAILFQLQKAENIALRKGTAIAIGHPYAQTLKALQEWEKIRNTSVQIVQVRDLLRIKSSGF; encoded by the coding sequence ATGCCAGCCAAGTCATCTAAAAAAAAATCCTCGCGCAAAAAAAATAAATCCAACAAGTTCAAAAATTTTTTACTTATTTCCATCGTGGGCTTAACTTTTGTTGCTCTGGTTACTGTTCTTCTGCTGCCCCCAAAACACAAAACCACCCGCCATTCCACCCAAATCAAAAAAAGCACAAAATCCAGTTCTCCATATAAGACTCCCAAACCCTTCTCTCCGGCAAAAAAGAAACCGTATGTCTATGAAGAAAAAATCGGCCAGGAATATGATGCAAAAGTCCGTCAGGCAGACCTGGCTATTTTGCAGACCATTGTTACCTGGTCCAAACAAGGGGCTAAGCTTGAACATAAAAATATTGAAACCAGATATTTTCACGGCAGCCCGTTTCATTTTCAAAATATATCTGTCTATCTCCCTGTAAAAAGTTCTATCTTTTTTAAAAGATTACAAAAAAACTTGAATGACTTTGTTGGTAATACCAGGCTGATATCACAAAATCGCCACCAATGGGCCATTGTCATAGATGGTCAAAAAACACATATTCTAAATATAGAAATTGAGCCCTTTCATCCTTCTCCCGGTGAAAAAATCGGTTATTTAGCCATCATTATTGATGATCTGGGAGAAAGCGTCCATTATGCCCAGAGTCTGGCCAACCTTGACTTTCCTATCACGTTTTCAGTGCTACCTTATAATACCAGGACCAAAGAAGTATGTTCTCTGGCAAAAAGGTTGCAAATTGAAGTCATGCTTCACCTACCCATGGAGCCGAATGGATATCCTGATCGGGCAAATCCAGGACCAGGCGCGTTGTTTGTACATCTAGGGCCCGTGCAAATAAAATCAACTTTTATCGATGATCTACAACAGGTTCATGGCGCAGTAGGTATAAATAACCATATGGGGTCTCGCTTTACCAGTGACAAAGAAAGCATGGGTGTGCTCTTCGATGAAATCAAGAAAAAAGGACTTTTTTTCGTAGACAGCCTGACAACTTCCAAAAGCGTAGCCAAAATCCTGGCCAGAGAAAAAAATATCCCCTATTTACAGCGTCACGTCTTTCTGGATAATGTTCAAGAAGAAAAGGCTATTTTATTTCAATTACAAAAGGCTGAGAACATCGCCTTAAGAAAAGGTACGGCCATAGCCATAGGTCATCCCTATGCTCAAACATTAAAAGCCCTCCAGGAGTGGGAAAAGATAAGGAATACATCCGTGCAAATAGTTCAGGTCCGAGACCTGCTAAGAATTAAAAGTTCCGGATTCTGA
- a CDS encoding RAD55 family ATPase has translation MILDIPYLQDKILNQQVIENSLVVIKGEPGTGKTTFCFQWMFNLARIRQKSLYIGTVSEPSLKLIFDMSNFTFFDKKLLDCINVVSLEKNIFSDSNKTNLLNTIEELVVGYDPDIIFIDSFKALEDLLRQDELVRKIVYTLSIKSYLENKTVVLVGEYADNHSSVFSIADIIFNMEKTSVANTERRYFSIDKFRGSDFYQGKHPFIITEEGIKVFPRLKSSPYNKEISIRDRLKVGIPTLDKLLGGGLIKGTIALIKGEPGTGKTTFCFKFLTEGAKKGKRGLHISFQESSPLIIEFMENLGMNVREYVDKNILDIKFISPVEVDPDIVSFEIIKLVKEGNYSRVTIDSIFDLVSRVIDPLRMKDLVYSLVHEFRRLGITAIFTKEIVPGHVEDYGISYIADTYIQMKYLASDAEIKRVIGVIKSKGSDIDNHFYEFKIEKGGINILHPINSDINWSIF, from the coding sequence ATGATTTTAGATATACCGTATCTTCAAGACAAGATATTAAACCAACAAGTAATTGAAAACTCTCTTGTAGTTATAAAAGGTGAACCGGGAACAGGGAAAACTACTTTTTGTTTTCAATGGATGTTTAATCTTGCTAGGATTAGGCAAAAATCACTTTACATAGGGACAGTTTCTGAGCCATCATTAAAGCTTATATTCGATATGTCCAATTTCACGTTTTTTGATAAAAAGTTATTGGATTGTATCAATGTTGTTTCATTGGAAAAAAATATTTTTTCAGATAGTAATAAAACGAATTTACTTAATACCATAGAAGAATTAGTGGTTGGATATGATCCAGATATAATATTTATAGATAGTTTTAAGGCGTTGGAAGATTTATTAAGACAGGATGAACTTGTGAGGAAGATAGTATATACTTTATCTATCAAATCTTATCTTGAAAATAAAACTGTTGTGTTGGTAGGAGAGTATGCAGATAATCATTCTTCAGTATTTTCTATAGCAGATATAATTTTTAATATGGAAAAAACTAGTGTTGCAAATACAGAAAGACGATATTTTAGTATAGATAAATTTAGGGGCAGTGATTTTTACCAAGGTAAACATCCTTTCATCATAACAGAAGAAGGAATAAAAGTTTTTCCAAGGCTAAAATCTTCCCCCTATAATAAAGAAATATCAATAAGAGATAGGTTAAAAGTTGGGATACCTACTCTGGATAAGTTGCTTGGAGGTGGCTTAATCAAAGGAACAATAGCACTTATAAAGGGAGAACCGGGAACAGGGAAAACTACTTTTTGTTTTAAATTTTTAACTGAAGGGGCAAAAAAGGGTAAAAGAGGGCTGCATATATCGTTTCAGGAGTCATCGCCCTTAATTATTGAGTTCATGGAAAATCTAGGAATGAATGTAAGAGAATATGTCGATAAGAATATTCTTGATATTAAATTTATAAGTCCTGTTGAAGTAGATCCGGATATTGTTTCCTTTGAAATAATAAAGTTGGTTAAGGAAGGAAACTATAGCAGGGTAACTATTGATTCTATATTCGATCTTGTTTCAAGGGTAATAGATCCGTTAAGGATGAAGGATCTTGTATATTCTCTGGTTCATGAATTCAGAAGACTAGGCATAACAGCTATTTTTACCAAAGAGATTGTTCCGGGACATGTTGAAGATTACGGTATATCTTATATAGCAGACACCTATATTCAGATGAAATACTTAGCCTCGGATGCCGAGATAAAAAGAGTGATTGGTGTAATCAAATCAAAAGGGAGTGATATAGATAACCACTTTTATGAGTTTAAGATAGAGAAAGGTGGTATAAATATACTTCATCCTATAAATTCGGATATTAATTGGTCTATATTTTAA
- a CDS encoding S41 family peptidase, whose product MRLGHILGTIVLLVLFSLTPGSSLAKNSSNYEALKRFSQVLHLIEQNYVQKKDRQELIKGAIQGMLQELDPHSSYIDLDEFKLMQEEFSGEFGGIGIHIGMKDKKLMVIAPIEDTPAYKAGLKAGDLILEINGESTQGITLTEAVNKIRGPKGEPVELTILHKDAQKPVKVKIIRDTIPIHSVKSKELEPGYLYLRIIDFKANTTKELKKEIQKYTTKQNLKGIILDLRNNPGGLLDQAVSVSDLFLSDGLIVYTQGRNKESRKEYFAHKQKDDVTCPLIVLINAGSASASEIVAGALKDQKRALLLGEKTFGKGSVQTIIPLSDGSAIKLTVALYYTPKGRSIQAEGVEPDLNIPFEPPRPKDTNNHAFREENLTKHLENPDKKNDKEKEKREKLKAKEMLEKDNQLRMALELVKTLPTIKALKTK is encoded by the coding sequence ATGCGTTTGGGTCACATCCTGGGAACTATAGTTCTTTTGGTTCTTTTTAGTCTTACTCCAGGTTCCAGCTTAGCAAAAAATAGCAGTAATTATGAAGCTCTAAAACGTTTCAGTCAGGTTCTGCACCTCATTGAACAAAATTATGTCCAGAAAAAGGATCGTCAGGAGCTAATCAAAGGCGCCATTCAGGGGATGCTTCAGGAATTGGACCCGCACTCATCCTACATAGATTTAGATGAATTCAAGCTCATGCAGGAAGAGTTTTCTGGCGAGTTTGGCGGAATAGGTATCCACATTGGTATGAAAGATAAAAAATTAATGGTTATTGCTCCCATTGAAGATACACCTGCCTATAAGGCCGGCCTAAAAGCTGGCGATCTTATTCTGGAAATTAATGGAGAATCAACTCAAGGCATAACCCTGACAGAAGCAGTGAACAAAATCCGTGGCCCCAAAGGAGAACCTGTAGAACTGACGATTTTGCACAAAGACGCGCAAAAACCTGTCAAGGTCAAGATCATTCGCGATACCATTCCCATTCACTCGGTTAAAAGCAAAGAATTGGAACCAGGTTATCTCTATTTACGCATCATTGACTTTAAGGCCAACACTACAAAAGAACTAAAAAAAGAGATTCAAAAATATACAACAAAACAGAACTTAAAGGGTATTATTTTAGATCTCCGCAACAATCCTGGAGGGTTGTTGGATCAAGCTGTGTCTGTATCTGATCTCTTTTTATCAGACGGGTTAATTGTCTACACCCAGGGGCGAAATAAAGAGAGCAGAAAAGAATATTTTGCCCACAAACAAAAAGATGATGTTACCTGTCCTTTGATTGTGCTCATCAATGCTGGTTCTGCTTCTGCATCTGAGATTGTGGCCGGAGCCCTAAAAGATCAGAAAAGAGCTTTACTTCTGGGAGAAAAGACCTTTGGCAAGGGGTCGGTACAAACTATTATTCCTTTATCTGATGGTTCCGCCATTAAGTTGACTGTCGCTCTCTATTACACTCCCAAAGGTCGGTCCATTCAGGCCGAAGGCGTTGAACCGGACCTGAATATCCCCTTTGAACCACCTCGCCCAAAAGATACCAATAACCATGCATTCAGAGAAGAAAACCTGACCAAACACCTGGAAAATCCTGATAAGAAAAATGATAAAGAAAAAGAAAAGAGAGAGAAACTAAAAGCTAAGGAAATGTTGGAAAAAGACAATCAACTGCGTATGGCTCTCGAACTTGTCAAGACTCTGCCTACTATAAAGGCTTTAAAAACCAAATAA
- the ndk gene encoding nucleoside-diphosphate kinase codes for MVERTLSIIKPDAVQRNLQGAILKMIQDAGLKIVAMKMIRLTKKEAEGFYAVHKDKPFFDSLTEYMSSGPVVVSVLEGEDAINKYRQLMGATNPANAEEGTIRKKFALDIEKNSVHGSDAPETAATEIAYFFNQLEIVG; via the coding sequence ATGGTCGAGAGAACTCTTTCTATTATTAAACCGGATGCTGTGCAGAGGAATCTGCAAGGGGCGATATTAAAGATGATTCAGGATGCTGGCCTGAAAATAGTTGCCATGAAGATGATCAGACTGACTAAGAAAGAAGCCGAAGGCTTTTATGCCGTGCACAAAGACAAACCTTTTTTTGACAGTCTAACAGAATATATGTCCTCTGGTCCTGTTGTTGTTTCTGTCCTGGAAGGTGAAGATGCCATCAATAAGTACAGACAGCTCATGGGCGCAACCAATCCAGCCAATGCCGAGGAAGGGACTATCCGCAAAAAATTTGCTCTGGATATTGAAAAAAACTCCGTACATGGTTCTGATGCCCCGGAAACTGCAGCCACAGAGATTGCCTACTTCTTTAACCAGTTGGAGATAGTTGGCTAA
- the thiD gene encoding bifunctional hydroxymethylpyrimidine kinase/phosphomethylpyrimidine kinase gives MQPKCILTIAGSDSGGGAGIQADLKTITVLGGYGLSVITALTAQNTKGVEGISATEPGFVSKQLQTVLSDFPVAAAKTGMLYSCQVIEEVSQGLKDKDFPLVVDPVCVSGSGQSLLEKKAVWLLKEKILPLADLLTPNRFEAEILSGVASIEGEEDLFLALERLLALGPGAVLLKGGHFEGQEMVDWLAIKGKAPVPIKRLKIFTKNTHGTGCTLSAAIATFLGQGLELFPAVEKARDYLQLTLNAGFDLGAGTGPVNHLAPLIKLKLKKRVTKELLEVRREILKRDNFHLLIPEVRMNIALALPWPENIDDVAAFEGRISNTSDGQVIVGWPAFGASSHMAKVVLAANRVNPRVHCAVNIRYNQQIVEAVEKAGFTLAWFDRLDEPKELKEKEGSTLEWGTYAALSNHPHPEQVVAVADKGEVGKEPMIRIVGEDTKDIVQKLDKILLRLNG, from the coding sequence ATGCAGCCAAAATGTATTCTGACTATTGCTGGCTCAGATTCTGGCGGTGGCGCAGGAATTCAGGCCGATTTAAAGACCATTACTGTCCTGGGTGGCTATGGTTTATCAGTTATTACTGCCTTGACTGCTCAAAATACAAAAGGAGTTGAGGGAATATCTGCAACTGAGCCCGGATTTGTGTCAAAACAATTGCAAACAGTACTTTCAGATTTTCCTGTGGCCGCAGCCAAGACAGGGATGCTTTACTCTTGTCAAGTTATTGAAGAAGTCAGTCAGGGTTTAAAAGATAAAGACTTTCCTTTGGTAGTAGACCCGGTCTGTGTAAGTGGGTCAGGGCAGAGTCTTTTAGAGAAAAAAGCAGTCTGGTTATTGAAGGAAAAGATTTTGCCCCTGGCTGATTTGCTTACCCCGAACAGGTTTGAGGCAGAGATTTTATCGGGAGTCGCTTCTATTGAGGGGGAAGAGGATCTGTTTTTGGCTTTAGAAAGATTGCTTGCCTTAGGCCCCGGAGCTGTACTTTTAAAAGGAGGGCATTTTGAGGGGCAGGAGATGGTTGATTGGCTGGCCATAAAAGGTAAGGCCCCTGTGCCTATCAAGCGTCTCAAAATTTTTACCAAAAATACTCATGGTACGGGATGTACCTTGTCTGCAGCTATCGCCACGTTTTTAGGTCAAGGACTTGAACTTTTCCCGGCAGTGGAAAAGGCGCGTGATTATTTACAACTTACGCTAAACGCTGGTTTTGATCTGGGGGCAGGAACTGGGCCGGTTAACCATCTGGCACCTCTTATAAAGCTTAAGCTTAAGAAGCGGGTGACTAAAGAACTTCTAGAGGTGAGACGAGAGATATTAAAACGGGATAATTTTCATCTTCTTATTCCTGAAGTGCGCATGAATATTGCCCTAGCGTTGCCCTGGCCGGAAAATATAGATGATGTGGCTGCTTTTGAAGGACGTATCTCCAACACATCCGACGGACAGGTTATTGTGGGCTGGCCGGCATTTGGGGCGTCCAGCCACATGGCTAAAGTCGTTCTGGCCGCCAACAGAGTTAATCCTAGGGTCCATTGTGCAGTAAATATCAGATATAACCAGCAGATAGTAGAGGCAGTAGAGAAGGCTGGTTTTACTTTGGCCTGGTTTGACCGTCTGGATGAACCCAAGGAGTTAAAGGAAAAAGAGGGTTCTACCCTGGAGTGGGGCACGTATGCGGCGTTATCTAATCATCCTCATCCGGAGCAGGTTGTAGCCGTCGCGGACAAGGGAGAAGTAGGTAAAGAGCCCATGATCAGGATAGTGGGTGAAGATACAAAAGATATCGTTCAAAAGTTGGATAAGATACTTCTAAGGCTGAATGGTTAG